The window TTTACTACAGTAATTacatactatagtatatactaccgtatgtatactatagtaaaCTTTACTACAGTAATTACatactataatatatactaccgtatgtatactatagtaaaCTTTACTACAGTAattatatactatagtatatactaccgtatgtatactatagtaaaCTTTACTACAGTAATTACATACTATAGTATATATTACCgtatgtatactatagtaaaCTTTACTACAGTAattatatactatagtatatactacctaccgtatgtatactatagtaaaCTTTACTACAGTAATTACATACTATAGTATATATTACCgtatgtatactatagtaaaCTTTACTACAGTAattatatactatagtatatactacctaccgtatgtatactatagtaaaCTTTACTACAGTAATTacatactatagtatatactaccgtatgtatactatagtaaaCTTTACTACAGTAATTACATACTATAGTAGAATGAATGTATTATTAATTAAGCTTATGGAGCTTATAGAATATAGTTGttctatttcacacatgtataaGTATTACAACacgtgtgtgaattggaaatgcattttatttaacattttttaaTATCCCCcttctccctgagacaccctcagagagtggggtcacagccagggtcaaccATTATCGACTGGCTCCTAACGGCTTCCTGACGGCTTCCTGCCGTTAGCAGTTTGTTTAGAGCCGTTAACGACACTGCTGGTGCTTCGGCGATCAATAATAAAATTAGACCATTCTTCCAAACACCACTGAAAAGAAATGTGTGATTTAAGAGGTGGATATTTACTGACCTCGTGAACTGTAAAAGACCCTCTGGTGGATGACATCATCACTCTGCGCTCGGTACTGTCAATAGCGAAGGTCATCAAAGCTCGACTTTCCTGAGAGAGGAAACACAAACCAGTAGATCCAGGCTCAATTAGGGACGACTTACCCAATGTGCTGCAGTTCCTAGTGACACATAGAAAAGCTATTTACTAAAATGTGGAATAAAAGGAAATGAATGTAATGTCAAAAGCAAAAAACgaatttacattttaaaaacgGAGTCATCCTGTGgtaatgatggtagttgtagtaatgatggtagtaatgatggtggtagtaatgatggtggtaatgatggtggtaatgatggtagtagtagtaatgatggtagtaatgatggtggtagtaatgatggtagtaatgatgatggtagtaatgatgatggtaatgatgatggtagtaataatgatggtagtaatgatgatggtagtaatgatgacGGTAGTAATGATGacggtagtaatgatggtagtagtagtaatgatggtagttgtagtaatgatggtagtaatgatggtagtaatgatggtggtagtaatgatggtggtaatgatggtggtagtaatgatgatggtagtaatgatggtagtagtaatgatggtggtagtaatgatggtagtaatgatgatggtagtaatgatgatagtaatgatgatggtagtaatgatggtagtaataatgatggtagtaatgatgatggtagtaatgatggtagtagtagtaatgatggtggtagtaatgatggtagtaatgatgacggtagtaatgatgatggtagtaatgatggtagtagtagtaatgatggtagtaatgatgatggtagtaatggtggtagtactgatggtagtagtgatggtagtagtaatggtagtagtaatggtggtagtagtaatgatagtagtaatgatggtagtaatgatgatagtaatGATGacggtagtaatgatggtagtaatgatgatggtagtactgatggtagtagtgatggtagtagtaatggtggtagtaatggtggtagtagtaatgatagtagtaatgatggtagtagtaatgatggtggtagtagtagtaatgatggtagtagtagcaatgatggtagtagtagtaatgatggtagtagtagtaatgatggtagtaatggtggtagtagtaatgatggtagtagtagtaatgatggtggcaatgatgatggtagtaatgatggtggtagtaatgatggtagtaatgatggtggtagtaatggtagtagtactgatggtagtaatgatggtagtaatgatggtagtagtaatggtggtagtagtagtaatggtggtagtagtaatgatggtagtaatgaACAATCATCTACCTTCTCCTGTGCTGCGTTGGGGTCGGTAATGACCTGGCCATCTGTATCGATGGCACAGGTGACCCCAGCGAACAGGCAGCTCATAGGCAGGCCCGCGTCCATCAGGGCCATACAGGCTGAGTTCAGAAAACAGGACAACAGctgtgggaggggggggaggaTAAGGAACAACACTACTGACacacataattataataataattataataagaCGGCATCTACTGTCCCGTCCTCTGCACCTTCTCCACAGACCTGAAGTCTACGGTCTCTGAATGAATTCTGTTCGCAGCCAAACTCCCTCAAAGTAGGACACCAAGATCCACACACATCCATCGTGCAAAGAGAAAACTAGAAGACTGTCGCGGGAACTTTTGACGTAGCTTATTTGTGTTTTAATTTTGGGTCTCTGAATGAGCGTGACTTCAGGGAGTGTAAGGTGCCCcaggatgttgtgtgtgtgtgttgagggggaCTGAGGAGGGGCACGGAAGCCCACTTCACAGGCGGAATAAACACCTGACTGCAGTCTTAGTGCAACATGAGGAAAAGCTCAGTCCTTAGAGAAAAGGCAAATGGCACTGgtaggctaacacacacacacacacacacacacacacacacacacacacacacacacacacacacacacacacacacgttatttcACTAAAGGATACTGAACCGTCATCATGGACCACTTGTAGAACGAGAGTGAGGGAGGAGCGTGGATGAAGGGTGGAGAGAAGAGACGCCTCGCATGTTTCCCTCACAGACTgttctctggctcgctctctgacACCTGAGGAAGAATGAAAATGAAGTTAGACACTGCCATCTTGTGGTGTTCTGTGGAAGTGTATGGTGCATGTCCTTTTAGGTGTAATGTAATAAGGCActtcgtctcgggcctaacagCACCCGTTCCATTTtaccctccaaacaccagcttctctCTTAAATATATGATTCCTCACTCAAAAGGGAGTGGGATGCTAGTAGTAAGGGGAGGGTTTATTTTATTGCGTGCATCGGTCAGTAAAGGAAAAggaaggaagaggtggggagTATGAGATGTAGGAAGAGGAAGTTGTATGGAGTACACTACAGTTTGGCTACAGGTTTGAATGCCACGTCATGACacaggtctgtgtgatgagtgttttAGTGGAGGAAACGGTAGACCACGTGTTGATATTTTGTGAACTGTATGACATAGACGAGGAGAGATTGTGTGAAAGGGTTAGAGAGGCTGGACGGTGTTGGGGTGTAGTGGGGGGAGGAAAGGGAAGTGGTGTCTAGGGATCTATTTCACTTTCTTAGAGGAACGGGACTAATGAAGATCATTTAATGTAGGTAGGCTGTGACTGGCCTCACACTcctgtacagtaggtggcggtgtatgCCCCTTAAACGTTGCTATCTGCCAACCTAATCCCAAATAAGAAAATTCCTTACTCACCTGGTAGTCCCACTTTGGGCTGCATCACCACCTCCAGGGTAGCTCTGTCATAGATCTCCTTACTGACCTTCACCTCCGCCGGGCCATACACTCCAGCTAATACACTGGTGTCTCCTGCAGAAAGACAGACCCAatgacacacacaataacataatcCATATCTGAGACAAAGCGATGTAACGCAGCACAGCTCGGATGAGTATAGTTGGGTCACATCTGTCTTGTTGGTCaatgagggggtgagggggggggggggcagcgtgAGAGCAGCTACGGTAATAGTTTGATACATTTCCTTTCAACGGTATCTTGTTCTGATATACTGCTAACATACCTTGGACGAAGGACGACGATCCATCAGGTCGTGATAGTAAATTCTGTTCGCAGCCAAACTCCCTCAAAGTAGGACTCGAAGATGCACACACATCCATCGTGCTTGTAAAAAGAAAACTAGAAGAATGTCGCGGGGATTTGACGTAGCTTATTTGTGTTGTCATTTGGACGCTCAATGATGACGGCATTTACCCCCAGTCCCCTCGTTTGTCTGTATCGCAGATCTCAAAGAAATTGTTAGGTGTAAGCAATAAGACCTAAACCCAGATAGCGGTTTCATGGAGCTGCTGAGACCAACACAATTGTTTTAGATCTACTAGACTTCAGGGGATTGATTTAGTCGCTGTTAGCTACTGTAATTTGCAACTAGCAGaggtagctagctaaacagtGAAGAAGATGGCGACGCTAAACAGTATTAAGAACATGTATGGGATCTGTTCTCATGCAATCCGCCAAACGACTGGATTGAGAGCAGCAAAACTCATTCAGCAGAGGGcgttcagagtcaatgtgagtTAATAACATATTTTTTATAGCTAACCCATTAGTTGATGTGAGGAATTGTTGCTTGACATTGCACAAGTTAGCTAACATTATGGCTAGTTGTGGCTAGCAAGCTAAACGTCATTTAGCGCACATGAATTAGTTGAATATATTCAGTGCACATCCATCCAAATGATTTAAATGTTAAATAACATTCTTGTTTTGCATGTTTTCATTACTCTACATAACTAGCAGGTAAGCTAGCCAACTTGGTAACACGTTTGTTTAGCACCCACTGGAACAAATAGTTAGCTAATATGCTAATGTATCATTAACTTGCTAGTCTGGAAACCCTATTGTGTGTTGCTTTCATTTTGAATGAGTTACTTTGATATTAGTTGATCACTGCTAAATAGTGACGCTTCATTTTCCTGCATCCTGATTGGTCGATTGTGGGGAGTGGAGAACTGCAGACGTCATTTGTGATCGACGCAAAGTCGAACTTCTGCGTAACTATCAATACTTTCtgagtgatggtgatgatgatcaTACAATGTTTCACAAGCGAAAGTGAGAGCCTTCTATTTGACCCGTCTAATCTTGCTAGCTATGGTCTGATTTCAAACCTTCACAAGCATACACATCACCTCTAGGACCAGCTGGAAGGTCAgacaattaaaaacaaaaaagctACAGGGTAGACTGTTGTGTGTAGCTGCGGTTTGTGATTACTGCAGTAAACAGTGCCTACTAACTGCGTCACTAAACCATTCCTAAGGGACCCGTCAGACTGcaggcttggtgtgtgtgtgtgtgtgtgtgtgtgtgtgtcactgtaagTCGTTCGAACATCTGCAAAATGGCTCAAATGTAGTAAACCCTCTCTCTGAAAATCAAAAAGCTTTATTGGCATCAATGCTTGTCAAGGCTCCCTAGTGGCTCAccggttcaattccaggctgtatcacaactggccttgattgagagttccatagggcggtgcaaaacatttggcccagcgttgtccggggtttggccgggataggccgtcattgtaaataggaatttgttcttaactagctaaataaagttttaaatatatatatatatatatattgccaaagcaacaatgtatacaatatagattgtaataaaataatggagaataatataaaatggtagtaaaaaataaataaaataaataaataacaataataaaatggtaacagtcaatagaaatataatataatacacagtcaatataaatataatataatacacagtcactagaaatataatataatacatacagtcaagagattaaatataatataatacacagtcactagaaatataatataatacacagtcactagaaatataatataatacacagtcactagaaatataatataatacacagtcactagaaatataatataatacacagtcactagaaatataatacacagtcactagaaatataatataatacacagtcactagaaatataatataatacacagtaactagaaatataatacaatacacagtcaatataaatataatataatacacagtcaatataaatataatataatacacagtcaatagaaatataatacacagtcactagaaatataatataatacacagtcactagaaatataatataatacacagtcactagaaatataatacaatacacagtcaatagaaatataatacacagtcaatataaatataatacacagtcactagaaatataatataatacacagtcaatataaatataatataatacacagtcaatataaatataatataatacacagtcactagaaatataatataatacacagtcactagaaatataatacaatacacagtcactagaaatataatataatacacagtcaatataaatataatataatacacagtcaatagaaatataatacacagtcactagaaatataatataatacacagtcaatataaatataatataatacacagtcaatataaatataatataatacacagtcactagaaatataatataatacacagtcactagaaatataatataatacacagtcactagaaatataatacacagtcactagaaatataatataatacacagtcactagaaatataatataatacacagtaactagaaatataatacaatacacagtcaatataaatataatataatacacagtcaatataaatataatataatacacagtcaatagaaatataatataatacacagtcactagaaatataatataatacacagtcactagaaatataatataatacacagtcactagaaatataatacaatacacagtcaatagaaatataatacacagtcaatataaatataatacacagtcactagaaatataatataatacacagtcaatataaatataatataatacacagtcaatataaatataatataatacacagtcactagaaatataatataatacacagtcactagaaatataatacaatacacagtcactagaaatataatataatacacagtcaatataaatataatataatacacagtcaatagaaatataatacacagtcactagaaatataatataatacacagtcaatataaatataatataatacacagtcaatataaatataatataatacacagtcactagaaatataatacaatacacagtcactagaaatataatacatacagtcaagagattaaatataatataatacacagtcactagaaatataatataatacacagtcactagaaatataatataatacacagtcactagaaatataatataatacacagtcactagaaatataatacaatacacagtcaatataaatataatataatacacagtcaatataaatataatataatacacagtcactagaaatataatacaatacacagtcaatataaatataatataatacacagtcactagaaatataatataatacacagtcactagaaatataatataatacacagtcaatagaaatataatacacagtcactagaaatataatataatacacagtcactagaaatataatataatacacagtcaatataaatataatataatacacagtcaatagaaatataatacacagtcactagaaatataatataatacacagtcaatataaatataatataatacacagtcaatatacatataatataatacacagtcactagaaatataatataatacacagtcaatataaatataatataatacacagtcaatagaaatataatataatacacagtcactagaaatataatacacagtcactagaaatataatataatacacagtcaatataaatataatataatacacagtcaaTAGATTAAATATAATATGATACATACAGTCAATAGAtgatatataatataatacagtcaatagatgatatagatagatataataCATACAACAGGCTTAACATAGAAAATGGAACTATATGTAACTAACTGTCGTCCTGAccattacatcagtactacaaataccatcatcattactactaccatcatcactactactaccatcatcactactactaccatcactactactaccatcatcactactactaccatcactactactaaccatcatcactactactaaccatcatcactactactaaccatcatcactactactaaccatcatcactactactaaccatcatcactactactaaccatcatcactactactaaccatcatcactactactaaccatcatcactactactaaccatcatcactactactaaccatcatcactactactaaccatcatcactactactaccatcatcactactactaccatcattactaccatcattactactaccatcatcactactactaaccatcatcactactactaaccatcatcactactactaaccatcatcactactactaaccatcatcactactactaccatcatcactactactaccatcattactaccatcattactactaccatcatcactactactaccatcatcactactactaccatcattactaccatcattactactaccatcatcactactactactactactaccatcattactactactaccatcattactaccatcattactactactactactaccatcattactaccatcagtactactaccatcatcattactaccatcatcattactaccatcagtactactaccatcatcagtactactaccatcagtactaccatcattactactaccatcattactaccatcatcattactaccatcattactactaccatcagtactactaccatcattactaccatcattactaccatcagtactactaccatcattactaccatcattactaccatcAGTACTACTACCATCAGTACTACTACCAGCATCattactaccatcactactaccatcagtactactaccatcattactactaccatcatgactactatcatcattactaccatcatcattactactactaccatcattagtaccatcatcattactaccaccaacatcattattactactactaccaccaccattacgactactaccatcatcattactaccaccatcattactaccatcattactatcatcattactaccatcatcagtactactactaccatcattagtACCATCATCATTCCTACCACCAacatcattattactactactaccatcatcattcctaccaccaccagtactactactaccaccaccagtaccactactaccatcatcactgccaccatcatcattactactactaccatcatcattactgccaccatcatcattactaccaccatcatcatcactactaccaccatcatcactactaccaccatcatcattactactaccatcatcatcattactactaccaccatcatcattactaccatcatcagtactactactaccaccaccattactactactaccatcatcattactgccaccatcatcattactaccaccaccattactactactaccatcatcattactaccaccatcatcattactactaccatcatcatcattactactaccaccatcatcatcattactaccatcatcagtactactactaccaccaccattactactactaccatcatcattactgccaccatcatcattactaccaccatcatcactactaccaccatcatcattactgccaccatcatcattactaccaccatcatcactactaccaccatcatcactactaccaccatcatcattactactaccatcatcatcatcactactactaccatcatcgttactactaccatcatcatcgttactaccatcatcatcgttactactaccatcatcattactactaccatcatcgttactactaccatcatcatcgttactactaccatcatcattactactaccatcatcgttactactaccatcaccaacATGAATTTGTTATAATTACCACTACTATttggaataataataatagtaataacaatactAGTAATAATAGGTAAGTttctgtttactatgcagatgttattatccAGTGTCCCTCAGGCGATGGCAGGAAGATACATATTTGGCTgaaagaggagccattgctccttcgcccatgagtatgtTTAGTTTTCCCTCTCGGTTTAATAAGTAGGAATTTTGAAAAAGTGTAGTAATTTCtttgaataatgaatctctttgtgaggaatattttatcacagtaaaggagaaagtgcatct is drawn from Oncorhynchus clarkii lewisi isolate Uvic-CL-2024 unplaced genomic scaffold, UVic_Ocla_1.0 unplaced_contig_6102_pilon_pilon, whole genome shotgun sequence and contains these coding sequences:
- the LOC139400753 gene encoding exosome complex component RRP46-like is translated as MDVCASSSPTLREFGCEQNLLSRPDGSSSFVQGDTSVLAGVYGPAEVKVSKEIYDRATLEVVMQPKVGLPGVRERAREQSVRETCEASLLSTLHPRSSLTLVLQVVHDDGSLLSCFLNSACMALMDAGLPMSCLFAGVTCAIDTDGQVITDPNAAQEKESRALMTFAIDSTERRVMMSSTRGSFTVHELQQCIAVSQKASDKIFQFYRDSVRRRYSKTL